A genomic stretch from Schaalia odontolytica includes:
- a CDS encoding phosphoribosylaminoimidazolesuccinocarboxamide synthase → MTATLHGWTPLSAGKVRDIYAPDEAVVGPATQTATPAGRPRHAKAGPEALLMVTSDRISAYDYVLPTLIPGKGAVLNQLAIWWMGQLRHVVENHLLAVGAKAPAEASRALEGAQPTRFEVPAQVDGRAVVCRSLHMIPIECVVRGYLSGSGLAEYRQSGSVCGINLPDGLTEASRLEEPIFTPAAKAEVGEHDENITFEQTVERVGEELAVAIRDLSIALYRAARDIAAQRGIIIADTKFEFGIDVTTGALVLADEILTPDSSRFWSAEQWVEGQVTPSFDKQYVRDWLVSDEAGWDRASGDNPPALPDSVAAATAARYVEAYRRLTGSDPIL, encoded by the coding sequence ATGACCGCCACCCTTCACGGCTGGACCCCGCTGAGCGCGGGCAAGGTTCGCGACATATACGCTCCCGACGAGGCCGTGGTCGGCCCCGCGACGCAGACCGCCACCCCGGCGGGTCGTCCGCGCCACGCGAAGGCGGGTCCGGAGGCGCTCCTCATGGTCACTTCTGATCGCATTAGCGCCTACGACTACGTGCTGCCGACGCTCATTCCCGGCAAGGGTGCCGTCCTTAACCAGCTCGCCATCTGGTGGATGGGGCAGCTGCGTCACGTCGTGGAAAACCACCTGCTGGCTGTTGGAGCGAAGGCCCCGGCTGAGGCCTCGCGCGCCCTGGAAGGCGCGCAACCCACGCGCTTCGAGGTGCCCGCGCAGGTGGACGGGCGTGCGGTCGTGTGCCGCAGCCTGCACATGATCCCCATCGAGTGCGTCGTGCGCGGCTATCTGAGCGGCTCCGGCCTGGCCGAGTATCGCCAGAGCGGCTCCGTGTGCGGCATCAATCTGCCCGACGGGCTGACCGAGGCCTCTCGCCTTGAGGAGCCGATCTTCACCCCCGCCGCGAAGGCCGAGGTCGGCGAGCACGACGAGAACATTACCTTCGAGCAGACCGTCGAGCGCGTCGGTGAGGAGCTCGCGGTAGCGATCCGTGACCTGTCGATCGCTCTGTATCGGGCCGCCCGCGACATCGCAGCGCAGCGCGGCATCATCATCGCGGATACCAAGTTCGAGTTCGGCATCGACGTAACCACCGGCGCGCTCGTGCTGGCGGACGAGATCCTGACGCCGGACTCCTCGCGCTTCTGGTCAGCCGAGCAGTGGGTCGAGGGGCAGGTCACCCCCAGCTTCGACAAGCAGTACGTGCGCGACTGGCTGGTCTCCGACGAAGCCGGCTGGGACCGTGCATCGGGCGACAACCCGCCCGCCCTGCCCGACTCCGTGGCAGCCGCGACCGCCGCGCGTTACGTCGAGGCCTACCGCCGACTCACCGGGTCGGACCCCATCCTGTAA